A section of the Clostridium omnivorum genome encodes:
- a CDS encoding ComEC/Rec2 family competence protein: MSRLKVTLIDVGWGDSILIEVIKHNNERTFALIDSNDSTNLRSTHIFLKRYFERERIELNSDCLFEFVMLSHAHSDHGQGLKGIIGQYGTRNLYYPNSFGGPIVPDLIRYARRYPQRINEHRVISCGSYINDIEDVKFKILWPESEVSDNENNNSIVLLITLKCINILLTGDIEVNKDVWDRIKNKIPDEVHFLKLPHHGSKNGSLDEQGETPLLDKVGSLCKLGISTHIVPYTHPSPEIMKILKEKRFDYFRTDYNHNVSFITNGEKISIEYSHQDMVDNVQYRSKFCRKVMIYFKKQVSRFLSYI, from the coding sequence ATGAGCAGACTAAAGGTTACTTTAATTGATGTAGGGTGGGGAGATTCTATCTTAATTGAAGTAATAAAGCATAATAATGAAAGAACTTTTGCATTAATTGACTCAAATGATAGTACTAATCTTAGATCAACACATATATTTTTAAAACGCTATTTTGAGAGAGAAAGAATTGAGCTTAACTCTGATTGTTTATTTGAGTTTGTTATGTTGAGCCATGCTCATTCTGATCATGGACAAGGGTTAAAAGGAATAATCGGGCAGTATGGAACCAGAAATTTGTATTATCCTAATTCGTTTGGAGGGCCTATTGTACCTGATTTAATTAGATACGCTCGTAGGTATCCTCAAAGGATTAATGAACATAGGGTTATTAGCTGTGGATCCTACATCAATGACATAGAGGATGTAAAGTTTAAAATACTATGGCCAGAGAGCGAAGTATCAGATAATGAAAATAATAATTCTATTGTACTGTTAATTACATTAAAATGTATAAATATATTATTAACTGGTGACATTGAAGTGAATAAGGATGTATGGGATAGGATTAAAAATAAAATACCAGATGAAGTACATTTTCTTAAGTTACCTCATCATGGTTCTAAGAATGGCTCGCTTGACGAACAAGGAGAAACTCCATTGTTAGATAAGGTTGGGAGTCTATGCAAGCTAGGTATTAGTACACATATAGTACCTTATACTCATCCAAGCCCTGAGATAATGAAAATATTAAAAGAAAAAAGATTTGATTACTTTCGAACAGATTATAATCATAATGTTTCATTTATTACAAATGGCGAAAAGATAAGTATAGAGTATTCTCATCAAGATATGGTAGATAATGTCCAATATAGATCTAAGTTTTGCAGGAAGGTTATGATTTATTTCAAAAAACAAGTATCAAGATTCTTAAGTTATATTTGA